In the genome of Impatiens glandulifera chromosome 6, dImpGla2.1, whole genome shotgun sequence, the window ATAGATCTAATTGTTTTGGAGATTGTGTTTAACAATAGCATAGGAAAGtaaaaataagtgttttttctctgattattattcattttcctTAAATCATTGGTATATATTATCACTATGCACAcatcctaaattcaaaaaaaaaaaaaaaagttctccATTATATTTGCAATTGTGTTAGTTGGtgttactaaataaaataattagcttattttgtatttattaattgtgTATCTAAGGTTGCTAGATGTTGGTTatttaagagattttttttttagttttgtcaaaaataaaataaaattagttgatgaaaaaatagtttatttgagtttttaattgttcaattattataattataatgtctttttgtatttaaaaattaaattggcgtattttagttttttaagaACATATGtgtatttagtattttaatttaattgatatacagagaaaaaaaaattggataaaatctataaaaaaaaagtccCAAGGTTAATTGAGAAccttgttttttttcttttatatttattctttctcaaaataattattttccaGTAATTAGTTCTTATACAATAAATTCTTGTAAATTAAGCtgtttagatttttaaaaaaaaattgaaaaataagtgattatttggaggaaattataatttttattttattttaagagatttaaaaatatattaataaaatataataatttaaaataaaaggtattttaatattaagttaattaatttaattatatgataaatataactggttaaaataatatttgattagtttattttatttaaataatttaataaaaattatataaattaaattaaaatgaagtcAAAACTCGAaccaaaaataaagaaaataatattatagtctTGGTTATGACTTATGAGGGTAATTTTTAATagaaactaattttatttctattataaCATAgactaaaatagaaaaaataaataaataaatccagttattatataataaatttttaatatttagtattctGACGCTATCTTTTAATacaaactaattttatttctattaggtaaaagaaataaatattataattatttttttatttttctccaaaaaaaacaaacaaaactaaTTGTGTAATGTcgatattttctttataatttacagggcttgaattatattaaaataatggcCTTTAACCATTAAAATTCTAAGCCCAACtaaaatagaaattaataaagcccattaagtaaaaagataaataagtaTTAATATAAGGCCCATTAATAATCTCCTTGACCTAAAACCCCAAATTCTCTTATAAATCGAAAAATCAGTTTTTTGTTCATCCCCTTTCAATCACCACTCAGGTTTGCGGCAGCCATTTTCGTTCTCTCTTGAAGAAAGAATTCAGCCATGGCTGCCTCAAGAACAATGTCGACCAAAGAAGCCGATATTCAGATGATGTTGGCAGCCGAAGTTCATCTCGGAACCAAGAACTGTGATTTCCAGATGGAGCGTTACGTCTTCAAACGCCGCAATGATGGTTAGTTTTCTTATTTCAATCCAATCCCTTTATTTTCTTTGTCAATTATCTTTGATCTGTAATCCCTTTTAgctagattttataaaaaaaaataggatctAGGTATGAAAGTTAGAACCTTTATTATGTTTATGTTCAGGTATTTATATCATCAACCTTGGGAAGACATGGGAGAAGCTTTTAATGGCTGCTAGGGTTATTGTTGCTATTGAGAACCCACAAGATATCATTGTTCAATCTGCTAGACCTTATGGTCAAAGGGCAGTTTTGAAGTTTGCTCAGTACACTGGTGCTCATGCTATTGCTGGAAGACATACTCCAGGAACATTTACTAATCAGCTACAGACTTCATTCAGTGAGCCACGTCTGTTGATCTTGACTGACCCAAGAACTGATCATCAGGTTTGTTTATTAATCTAGATGGGTTGTTTAGAGATgggttgttttttaattttgttttgattgattTTGTAGCCTATTAAGGAGGCTGCTCTTGGAAACATTCCTACAATTGCCTTCTGTGATACTGATTCTCCAATGAGATATGTTGATATTGGTATCCCAGCTAACAACAAGGGAAAGCACAGTATTGGTTGTCTTTTCTGGCTTTTGGCAAGGATGGTTTTGCAGATGCGTAATTCCATTCCTCAAGGTCACAACTGGGATGTCATGGTAAATCTCATTGAACATGTTAAATTGTGTTTGATTTGATACGTGGTTTGATTGGTTTAATGAgtgttttttgtttgtttaggttGATTTGTTCTTTTACCGTGAACCTGAAGAATCTAAGGAAAAGGATGAGGAAGATGTTATTGCTGGTGCTGACTATGTTGATTTTGGTGCTTCTGCTATTGGGTTGGGTACAGACCAGTGGACAAGCAATATTGCTGATGCACAGTGGGCTCCTGAAGCTGCTGCACCAATTGCTGCAGCTCCTGCTGCTGGTGGGTGGACAGCTGAATCTACTGGTTTGTTTTTGAGAATTTGATCTGCTGGGGTTGGTTGGTTTATCATGAGTTTTTGATCTTTGATTTTTGTGAAAATTGCAGGTGATGGATGGGATTCTGTAGCTCCACCAACCCAAGTGCCTGTAGCTGTTGAACCTACTGGTTGGGATTAAACAAAGAAGTCTGCTGCTCCTTTTGCCGCAAACTtgtctttatttttttgaaatgaaaCTTTTTTAGTTGGAAGAGTAACAAGTTTCTTAATTTGGTTTTGAAAGCATTTTGTGTGGACAAATTGTAGTAGTTGGCTGCTAGTAATTCTACTCTACTCTTGCATTATTTAGTAGTTATTGTTGGCTAACTCCCTACTATTACATACACCTTGAGCTCAATTTTGTGTTGTTGGTTAATATTGCAATGCAATTCTGTTTTAAGTTATGTGATTTTTGAAAGAGTCAATTCATTGATTTCGTACACATCTATTATTTGTTCATCCTTTGTTTCCTTCTTATTAATTTCTTCAAGGCATTTATGACAACCCTTAAGTTGAGCTTGTTATGTTGAAACAACCTAGGTAAGAATTTTAACTTTCTTTAATTTGAAGTCCAAAAAAGATTAACCTTGTTACTTCAGATGCATATTGATAttcaaaaattcttttattttttgtggattaaatttttttttattttgtgctTTTTATGACTATGAAATTTAATCTCCtaacctttttaaaaaaaaaaattgtgtcttgtttatttctttgtttGGGTTTGTCTTGATTGCTAATTTTTGTTGTATGATCAACCTTAGTCTTctatttaatgttttgtttatctTGATTTTTACATTGATAAAATGAGGGGATTTATTGATATACTTGGTTTTGAATGAATTCAGTTTAGAtacatttctatatatatatcataatcaaACTAATTGAAATTCTTGAGCTCATTTGGAATAATCATAATCGTGGTTAGTCCTTATTTTATGTTAGACTATTGGATAGAAATGAAAAGTAGGACTTAAGTGATCATTGTCGATTGCATATTCCACAATGCTTATATAGGATATCCCTTCTCGAAAACCGATGGAGTCGGTTAATTTCTTGAGAATACTTGAGTTCTTTATCATTAGattttatgttattcttgtTCTTTGGTTAATTTTTGGCTGAGTTCTTTATCATTAGattttatgttattcttgtTCTTTGGTTAATTTTTggtttatgtatatattgttaATCTTAAATGTTTAATCTCGTTTTGTTTTGATCGTGctcacaaaatatataatagtcaAATAGTTctgaatttttttgtttatttatttttacaatcaCCTACAATTAGTTCTAGAGTTTgtatattcaaatatttgtctttttaatcattcataataaaaacattttaaattgaagTGTTCAAGTTATGctcactttcaaaattaaaaataaaaataaaaaacgagtttttatattaatcttgTCAATCATTAACTATCAAGTTTCATGAAATAAAATGTTGTAACTTGCATCTAAATAACTAatctaaaagaaataaattcatGATCAACAAGAGGTTGGATGTCAAAATCCAAACATATCCTTAGAAATATGATTGcaatataaaatttgtataaaaatgtattttcttgAATAAACATTCCTGAAAGATTATTAAGGCTTTTGAAATATTGAATTTATGATTTAAGATTTAAGATGAATTATACTATTACGTACATTTATGAGATCTTATTTTTGTTCAACTCAAGctatttatacaacttatatatttctaattGGATTACGAGTTTCACATCTTACCACGCTAAACGATTTCAttgatttcaaaaaaaaaagtttacacATGCAATTTTGGTCATTTGGAAGAACactttttgttatttatttaatacacaCACCTTGTTGGTTCAATTCCATCCAAGGAATTAAAATGCAACTTGCTTTGATATGCTTTGACTATTCAATTAATTGagtattatattatactctacATTACCCTAGTCTTCTTTTTAAAGGAGTCTATCATGTTCTTGAATctacttaaatttaataaattcaaaccaATAatcataccaaaaaaaaaaaaactaaaatttctaTAACACTAGTTCTCGATGTATGGGTTAACCATTTATCAAGATTAATGTGTCAACGaatcatcaaaatatattaacgagaacattaaaatatagttttcaAGTTTAATGTGGAAAAGTGTAAATTTGTCGGGATCTTTATGGTACACTCGAGATATAAAATTCATGAGAAggtatttcaaaatatattaaaaagagaGTAGGGTCAACTATCTTTACAAAGTTTGGCTTAAAATTGCCTagaaacttttaaaattatgaatgattaaTGAAGATATATAGAATGTGGTCTATTTTGGCTTTGTGCATGAACAAATGGATAGATATATGTGACTTCTTTTGCTTGACTCTTGAATGTTTCTTAACCTAATTGTTATTTATAGCCCTGACCTCCTAATTATTAGTTAACTAGGTCAATCAACTTGTGGAAAAAATCTCATCAATTGATTATCATGTCgctaaattcttttattttttttttaagtttcacAAATGTGGCAATTTTTCTCTAGTTTAACTGGTAGACCTGAAATGGGATGGGATGATATTTTTGTGTCTTCATCTGTTCTCGCTTTTATTCGATCCCGAACATTAATAAAcataagatattttttattgtgttcTCATCTTTAAGAAAAAGCCTAGTTAAGGTGACTCATTAACCTCCCTAATCACCACAACCCACATTATAActtcactttcaaataaaattgaatattagaCTTTAAGATGATAAGATACTTAGTATATTGAgttactcaaaatattaattaattaaattaatttacttacaaagtaataaaacaaacaaaatcaattaggtgaattatttgaatttgacaTGTACATGTTAGGTAAGGTGGAATGGATGTATGTCATGCGTTAATCTCAATTAATGTctatgattatattattaattaaaaaaaagtatatattataattggtccacaaaaacataaaaatcttataattaCGACATTTAAACTTGTACAAAGATTGATAAGAATTTATGTGTTTAACCCCAAGGTAGTCCAGTGTTAAGAGTCAgcttaagagatcaaaatgtcGAGTTCGATTTTATCTGAAAGCGCTTTATGTTTAAGCGGGAAACCACAATTggagtgtcatgctagttcttttttaattttaaatttttttttataagaattcaaATACACTATACTCTTAGCAATTAGgcatttttcaaacaaaaattatcacaattaatAACATTAGAATATCTAGGATTTTCTTTTGCaagttttctttttatcttGTTCATAGTTTATAATTGTCTTCCTTTCCTTTCTTAAAAGCATCAATCTAGTTTCTTTTGATACCATATTATGCCATTGTCACATTCAATAAGAATAAAGatgtctaattaaattattcatttcttaacaaatttgttttttctttagttGTTTGTTTTACTAACAAATGAATGAAGGGTACAAATATTCATTTCCATTTTGTAGTTAATGACAACTATGATTTAAAGAAAAGATTGGCcacatattttttcaaacattataatttgggactttaatttgttaaaattatataccAAACGAGATTTGATCTTAACGGTTTAAAACgatgttaacttattatctaaatgaaatttataaataaattaataaaagtttcatatcacaaatttaaCTGTCAATAGAGAGTTTTGACTACCTAATTTGAAAGAGTTTAAAATCcatagtcaaaattttaaatttatttaaattcatagttaaattagtaacatgaattatttatttattaataaatgtcaTCTATATTCAGGACTGATTCAAGATTTGAAGTATTTGTGAGATTAAAACAAAtggaaaatttattaataaaatgggTAGATTAacgtatatttttttttactaatttttaagaattagaaaaatgaaataaattttaaaaaaataaaaaatatatggggttatttcacatttttaactaaaaaaaattaaggtatgcTGAGTCTATTTCATCCAACGCATATTTgctaatttgaaaaaaaaaaaaatccaaattgaCAAATAGGCTAAATTTCTAGCTATcttactaaaattaaaaaaaataaaactaaatttttcaTAGAGAATAGCAGGCATTATTAACAGCTAATTGCTAGCCTGCGCCTTAACCTTATACGTGTGCTTTCTTCATACccacaaagaaaaaaaaaatcctaaaatataaacttacaaattaaataattgaaaacaaCTTCCCACGCTTTCaaaactgatttttttaattcattttcttcttaatcacatcaatattataaataaataaataaaaacatcacATTAtccccctctctctctctcttacactttttttaagatttaatttatttccttAATCACTATGATTGAAACGGTAACTATCTCATGCTATTactaggtttatttgaaaagatccaattttttttctctatatatatattagttatagaTATGTCTAACCCAATTGCTTTTTTAGCTCAAGCTGCTAACTTACGCCTTTTAGAAACAAAACCCACATGTTAAACTTCACCTCTGCAAAAATATGAGCTCAAACAAAAAACACACATCTTTTCGGGGAATTCGGAGCCGGAGCGGTAAATGGGTATCGGAGATCCGAGAGCCTCGCAAAACGACAAGAATATGGCTAGGAACATACCCGTTTCCCGAGATGGCGGCTGCCGCATATGACGTGGCAGCTCTTGCTTTGAAAGGAAATGATGCTGTTCTGAATTTCCCGGGTCGGGTTCATTTATACCCAGTTCCTTTATCTTCTTCTCCGGCGGACATTAGAATTGCGGCGACGGCGGCGGCGGCATTGATGAAGGAATTGGGAGAAGAAGGTGGTATTCCGGCGGCGGCGCCGGCGGAGGGGAGATTTGTTGATGAGGATGAGTTGTTTGATATGCCACAATTATTGGTGGATATGGCTGGGGGAATGATGGTTAGTCCGCCGAGGATGTTGTCGCCGCCGGAGACGGCGCCGGCGTCGGAGAATGGTTCGCCGGGAAGTTCTCACGGCGAGAGATTGTGGAGTTATAATTGAGATGAGGGAATTGAATTTGAAGAAAAGTATGAatgattattgttgttgttacAATTATGATTCTTCAATTTAATCAATGTGATTGAACTTGGAGGATATTCTTAATTTAACTATTTGATTGTTCATCAACTTTCATTTAgagaaagaacaaaaaaaaacaatgattgATTGCTTTGTATTCGAACTAGGTTAGGtttcaattttgaaatatagggcttgtttgatcttgtgttattattagaataatcaatggattatttgtaaataatctttttttagaGCTTacttaatgttatttttaatgggttgtagaaaaaaaaaattatgttatttgggttttttaatttatatttttaaaaagaaatatagtgaccaaatatataataaataaaatttataaagacaAATGGATAGATGATTgcactatattataaattagagacAAATCTCATACTagtgttataaaaaataataataataataataatattaattatgtagTAGTTAGTGTTGACTGATTCTATCTATttaagtattatattttttttaagtttaacttcaaaaaaaaaaatcataccaATCATATCTCTAAATCATGGATCCGTTCATaggttaattgaataaaaaattaatttgaaataacaCATATGTCAAACAAGACcttaattttagaaaatctaTTATTAAGGTCAACTATGTATTGCTATATGGACGTGGAAGGTGTCAAATAAACTAAGGATTATACATGACAATGACTTAGtataaaaagttgaaaaaaatgaagttttattattgagattttatattacatatagtttaaattattaaaaaaaaatcatcaatgtTAAAAATGAATGTCAGTAATGATTCTAAATTCAACCCAATATTATAAGatagaatcaaatacaaaattattaataataatatatatggcaattatatatatatatatatataatgcttaattttcaaagtttcTGAATTGTCGGATCGAGAATTGGGCTAATTTGGAtgtatatgtgagaataaatggatagtTAAGTCGAATTTTGGGTTAACCCTCCGATCAAACAGTTATGTATGTTTcgacaacataacaaaacaagtacaactctttaactaagtgtgattgggatgcgatttatcgagggataatagaccggtaacaattgaaagtggttaaaaaaaatatatatcaaatatttgattaactaaagtgtgaggtcacgatgctaaatattaaaaaaatatgaatcagaTATTTGATAGATCAAAGTGTAAGTTCACGAGATAAGAGATTCATTGGGAAAAAAAATATCTGATGAGATATATGAAAAGATGAATTGTTTTactgaaatgaataaaatgtaaaatgagagtattttattttttattttaatatattattcgtgattcattaaaattttaaacattaaatacatgttattatattttttatttttttattttgtttatatttttatccgtgtgcatcgcagCACGAGAATTTTCCTAGATAATATTTATGTCATTtgaaatatttacaataatttaagtCAACTAGCATTTaacccgtgcatttgcacgagtaataatataaaaaaccgtaaaaaaaattacggataacatttttaattttatttttaaccgttttaagtttatggggtgggtcaatccacaatccgaccaaagtattcatttactcaacattattatatattagttaattaaaaaattgaatttatattaatgttaaaacgtcccgttttcatcaaatttggtgttgaatttaaaatataaagtcttagtagcctagttggtaaaaggttgtatttatttttgttaggttgtaagttcgaaacatacctcaaacattttttattttatttttaaccgttttaaattttaaaacgggtcaacccataatccgacccaagtatcctaattaaccacaactttcgacccgacaatccggacactttaaaaattaaacttaaatatatatatatatatatatatattagttagtcaaaaagttgaacttatattaaaattaaaacgtcccgcgtttatcaaatttggtgttgaatttaaaatataaagtcttagtagtctagttggttaaagagttgtacttattttgttaggttgcaagttcaaaacatacctctagcatttttaattttatttttaaccgttttaaatttaaaagcgggtcaacccaccatccgactcaagtatccaaattaaccacagctctcgacctggcaatccgaacactttaaaaattaagcatcattatatatatatagataagggTGAGATATTCTTAGTCTCCTTGAGATCCTAGGTTCTTGAGATCCTAAGTTCGAGGTTCAAATCCGTTATACAACTAGTTTCATTTGTCTAGTTAATGTTTAACCTATGAGAATTAGTAGCATCCCAAAGAAAGATTTTTTACAAAAATGtgtatattaatttacaattcTCAAATATACCATATTCCTggtcatttaattttattatagtaTAAACAAAACATGTTTTTACTATctaccatattttttttttctctatgaaatttatctataataaggaaaatagttttaaaaaaataataatttacaagactgtatatataacttttctaacttttcataaaataatgattatcaTAGTtattattacattaatatttattgcATGTGATTTCCACGATAGTGTTTGCTATAAATTTAGGCAAAATGATATCGAAAAAAGAAGCAAAAGAAAAGGTGTTTTAGTGTGATGTGATCACTTGAGCCATtcttaaatatcttattataaatcatttaaataattaatatgatttacGGCTAGGTTGTCCTATCACCTATTTGTGACAATTAATTAGTGTAGAATTGAAGTCggccaaagaaaaaaaaaaaaaatttaatttagatactAATGGTCGTTGTTGAgatatcatattttttctttttattttgtggGACATAGAGTGGTCAAATTCAGAATctcattaataattatatttagtaattaccaccttaatttatttatatttgttactAATTATTCTtctatgaaattaaattaaatgttttatctatcttttgattttatatttgtgACTTTTGGTCATGGCCGACATCCCTTATAGGCCCCCACTTTTCTATCGAGttcaatttcttctttgaaATTTATATCATCTATTTTTTACTCCAACCAAattttactgttttttttttttttatatttaattatttcatttgtatcaaattattggtTTTGCGTCAATACTAAgtcaacacaatattttttttatttaaaaaattgcatattaatattcttccttttatacaaaaattacttatacataatGATaacatgaatataaagttatacGTCCTCGTACCAATGTGTAATTTTAGTCGGTTTTAAGGTAAGGTCAGTTATGCGGTCGCCtaagactattttttttaagaccCAAAAAAAAAGTGCCCTAACAAAGTTTAACCGTGaccttattataatatttaatcaattaaactagatatttttattaattataatacgaactattatatttaataatctcacataaaatatatacgataaaataaaaaataataataaatttattttttacaccTAGATACCCGAAATCTCATGATAGGTTCTAGTACCTCATATTTAATCTCACTCATCCCGATAATAGGTACTGCGCTCTCCAAGTGTGCTTGTGCCCTTTCTTCCTTACCATGGCAAGTCTTTGCGATGAGAAGAAAATAGAAGGCGTTAAGAGACTCTCCTGGTCCCGTCCTAGACACTCTAAgaccttttcattttttttctttgaaaaagtAATAAGAATGAGGGGTGTTAAGCTTTTTATCATCCTGGCGTCGAGCTATTTTTCCGCAGGACCTCCGCAAAGGTGGATTCCCTTAACCAAGACATTGCCTATGAGTTGCCGACTCATTCTTCAACAGGCATGCAGTCAGAGGAGCCTGATCCTCAATGGGTATTTTAAATATCCAATGCAACTTGTCAACTTGAAATAAGAACGAAAAATATGTCAAAGAAAGACTATACTTATCATTAGAGAATAAATGGGGtagaaaagttataaatattgcataatatatatatatagtatttctATGTATAAATCAGGTATGAGTTTCGAATTGTAACCAAATACGGGAATGACTTGTGGTTAGGGTGAAAGATCAACCAATATCGAAAAATTATTTACCACTACACATCCTTGAACTCGAACCCAAGGGTATTTTCAGTTTTACTCATTATCTTGTACCCAAACCTGATTTCAATTACCCATTTATAAGCCGTCACAAAATACTTGTGGGTATTAGATTTGGGGTAATCATTGTCGCCTCTAATATTGTTGATGTAAGTTGAGTGAAAGTACTATAGTAATTAAGCAAGAAATTAAAGtaacaaaaatatatgtatgtagagaattctcaattttatacaaatatttttatttgttctcCAACAACCCATATTGAGAAAATTTACACTTTACCATTTTGCTTGCTTTTTCTGGTATTCCGTCATATCCAATGATCGAAACACTATTATAGATCATTCATGTCAACTTCAAACACATTTCTTGTCTGTCTAAACGACACAAAATCCTAACACCTTAGAGTGTCAAATTTCTAGGAATTTAATACATTGTCAGGATCCGAGCAAGcttataattaaacaatatatcatcttctttattctttttcaaTCTTTTGTCTTCTTTAAATTTAATGTCTTATAAATTCGGACCCACTTTCAACTGCCAAGGCCATGGGCTTGTTTTCCCTTTTTTGGGACCTTTTAATTGTGCATGTATATGGACACTATTAGAAAATGTTCTTTAATTTCATTGATGTTGACTACCaagtaaaaaatatgtaaaaaatgcatttgtttaggttaaaattgaaaatgtgcTTAATTACACTTATAAAGAGTCTTCATCTTCGACTACGACTTGAGGCCGTCGTTCTCATCAAATTACCTTTGTGTCGACAAATGGTAACGCGTTTAGGTTTTGAAGATTTTACCACGTCGCGTTCATTCGTAAAATAGTCAACAGTTTGACAATTATTATAGCAACTTTTGGCACTTCAATTTATTCAACCATTTCAATATtgaatatgacatttaaattgaGTGTATGGAAGAAATCTAGAgacaacaaaatcaaaatggGCCTTCAACTATGTACTGTTGAAAATTGGAAGAAATTAGTTTGATGGGCTTAAAATAAGCCCAAATCTTTTGTTGAACAATTTACATACCCAAAGAAagaagtttatttattattgattgaaaaaaatattaagctCCTTTGTTTGGGCACCATTGCCTGCGGGGTAGTCattaattttcatcaaatacaTGGAGTGGTTTGTATTTATATCGATTCGAAACGCTCAATCGTTGTACTGATACTCTAATTTGAACATAAAAACATGTGATTAACCGATTATAGAATCCGatataatatttagatataaaataaCGATTTATTATGGTCGGatattaagtatatatttttataacgaAACCAATATCATGTGCATTCAAAATATAGTAAACCGAAATTAtcgaatataaaaatttgattgaatataaccaatataaataatatgacttaatttaaaatttatcta includes:
- the LOC124942461 gene encoding 40S ribosomal protein SA-like isoform X2, with the protein product MAASRTMSTKEADIQMMLAAEVHLGTKNCDFQMERYVFKRRNDGIYIINLGKTWEKLLMAARVIVAIENPQDIIVQSARPYGQRAVLKFAQYTGAHAIAGRHTPGTFTNQLQTSFSEPRLLILTDPRTDHQPIKEAALGNIPTIAFCDTDSPMRYVDIGIPANNKGKHSIGCLFWLLARMVLQMRNSIPQGHNWDVMVDLFFYREPEESKEKDEEDVIAGADYVDFGASAIGLGTDQWTSNIADAQWAPEAAAPIAAAPAAGDGWDSVAPPTQVPVAVEPTGWD
- the LOC124942462 gene encoding ethylene-responsive transcription factor ERF026-like — its product is MSSNKKHTSFRGIRSRSGKWVSEIREPRKTTRIWLGTYPFPEMAAAAYDVAALALKGNDAVLNFPGRVHLYPVPLSSSPADIRIAATAAAALMKELGEEGGIPAAAPAEGRFVDEDELFDMPQLLVDMAGGMMVSPPRMLSPPETAPASENGSPGSSHGERLWSYN
- the LOC124942461 gene encoding 40S ribosomal protein SA-like isoform X1 — translated: MAASRTMSTKEADIQMMLAAEVHLGTKNCDFQMERYVFKRRNDGIYIINLGKTWEKLLMAARVIVAIENPQDIIVQSARPYGQRAVLKFAQYTGAHAIAGRHTPGTFTNQLQTSFSEPRLLILTDPRTDHQPIKEAALGNIPTIAFCDTDSPMRYVDIGIPANNKGKHSIGCLFWLLARMVLQMRNSIPQGHNWDVMVDLFFYREPEESKEKDEEDVIAGADYVDFGASAIGLGTDQWTSNIADAQWAPEAAAPIAAAPAAGGWTAESTGDGWDSVAPPTQVPVAVEPTGWD